One window of the Pedobacter ginsengisoli genome contains the following:
- a CDS encoding diacylglycerol/lipid kinase family protein: MSKSNILFIINPISGGKNKLKIPALIDAHLDRSKYNPNFSFTEYVGHASEIAEEAASKNFDIIVAVGGDGTINEIATKVMQQNKILGIIPFGSGNGLARFLKIPMKTVAAIKVINNCNVEVIDTARFNDKCFFNMAGMGFDAHISSVFAGNKSRGLTGYLKLGLTEVLNYKPQVYQLSIDGVEYERKAFVVSIANSSQYGNNAHIAPQASVVDGLLDVCVVKEFPMYKLPVLAYEMLSARTDRSKIVEIIKGKNIKIKRSQDDAIHIDGEPFFMGKELDISIKPLSLNIIAPNYES, encoded by the coding sequence TTGTCGAAATCAAACATTCTATTTATCATCAATCCAATATCTGGAGGTAAGAATAAATTAAAGATTCCAGCATTGATAGATGCGCATCTTGACCGTTCTAAGTACAATCCAAATTTTAGTTTTACTGAATATGTTGGCCATGCTTCTGAGATTGCGGAGGAAGCTGCAAGCAAAAATTTTGACATTATTGTAGCAGTTGGAGGTGATGGTACAATAAATGAGATTGCAACTAAAGTGATGCAGCAAAATAAAATATTGGGTATTATCCCTTTTGGCTCTGGAAATGGGCTGGCAAGGTTCTTAAAAATACCGATGAAAACTGTTGCTGCAATAAAGGTTATTAATAATTGTAATGTAGAGGTTATTGATACTGCCAGATTTAATGATAAGTGTTTTTTTAACATGGCAGGTATGGGTTTTGATGCACATATCAGTTCTGTGTTTGCCGGAAATAAATCAAGAGGTTTAACGGGCTATCTGAAATTGGGATTAACCGAAGTGTTAAACTACAAACCTCAGGTTTATCAGCTTAGTATTGATGGTGTAGAGTACGAACGCAAGGCATTTGTTGTCAGCATTGCAAATTCATCTCAATATGGTAATAATGCACATATTGCACCACAGGCATCGGTAGTTGATGGCTTGCTTGATGTGTGCGTGGTAAAAGAATTTCCTATGTATAAACTGCCGGTATTGGCATATGAAATGTTAAGCGCCAGAACTGACCGGTCGAAAATTGTTGAAATTATTAAAGGTAAAAATATAAAGATTAAACGGAGCCAGGATGATGCAATACATATTGATGGAGAACCGTTTTTTATGGGTAAAGAGTTAGATATATCTATTAAACCTTTATCGCTAAACATCATTGCCCCGAATTATGAAAGCTAA